Proteins encoded by one window of Elaeis guineensis isolate ETL-2024a chromosome 12, EG11, whole genome shotgun sequence:
- the LOC140852832 gene encoding pentatricopeptide repeat-containing protein At1g15510, chloroplastic-like, whose protein sequence is MKEIGSKPSPEEAVALFHSKDWRNIDADQVTLAIILSACTKLRDLELGKDIHCYMQEKGFELSITLSNSLMNIYVKCGQIDLARLLFDGMPKKDLISWNVMIFGCIENGHMEEGLQLLCEMKARNIGVNEATFFSIISTCERADLALEIHGNIWETGFESHVSICNALVDTHSRIGNVDMGRIIFDEMPK, encoded by the exons ATGAAGGAGATCGGAAGCAAACCGAG CCCAGAGGAGGCAGTGGCTCTCTTTCACTCCAAGGATTGGAGAAATATTGATGCCGATCAGGTTACACTGGCTATCATTCTCTCTGCATGCACAAAGCTTCGAGATTTGGAGTTAGGGAAGGACATACATTGTTATATGCAAGAAAAGGGTTTTGAATTGAGCATAACTTTAAGTAATTCTCTAATGAACATATATGTCAAGTGCGGGCAAATAGATCTTGCTCGCTTGCTGTTTGATGGTATGCCTAAGAAGGATTTGATTTCTTGGAATGTTATGATTTTCGGGTGTATAGAGAATGGGCACATGGAAGAGGGTTTGCAGTTGCTATGTGAGATGAAGGCAAGGAATATAGGAGTCAATGAAGCAACATTTTTTAGCATAATATCTACTTGTGAGCGGGCAGATTTAGCACTCGAGATTCATGGTAACATATGGGAGACGGGTTTTGAATCGCATGTTTCTATTTGTAATGCTCTCGTTGATACACATTCAAGAATTGGAAATGTTGATATGGGtagaataatttttgatgaaatgccAAAATGA